The Desulfobacteraceae bacterium genome segment CTTTGCCCGCGAGGCGGGGCTTTGCGCGCTGGATCTGACCCCGGGTCCGCGCCGTGAGGGCGTCCAGAACATCATCAGCCCCCTGCGCACAGCCGACGCCAGGCTTCGGCAAATCAGCAACGGTACGCTGGATGTGCCCAGCGGGGTGTTCGTGGCCTTGGTGGTCTATGGTGTTGTCGAGATCCTGCGCGGCAACTTCCAAGCTCCCCCGTGGTACACGGCTTTCTGGTACGCCTTCGGGGTCTTCACCAAAACCCTCGTGGACGCTACGAAAGCCTAACCGCGGCTTTCACGGTTGCCAGGCGAAGGGCGCTCACCCACATCACGCGCTGATCTCTCACCCCATCGTCGCCACGCCATCGCCTTGGCTGCTGCCGGCTATGGCCTCCTGGCCGCCCGAGGTCCGGGCCTCGCCTGGCCGCTGCCACAGCTGGCAACCCTTCCCATCATCACCGGCGAGGGCCACCCAAGGTCCGCCGATTTTGCCGCGATCCGCCTGAAACGGTCAGATATTGCCGTGGGCCCGGCTCCCGGCAGGATGCCGCCCTTGGCAAACAGGTGGGGTGTTCCCATTGGCGGCCGGTTTCCTCGCAGGTCCTTTCAACCTGCCGCACAGGCGTTTTCCACCTGCGACTGCCGTCGCCACGAACGCCGGGCCGGATGGTAAACATGAACCTCGTCAAACCCATTCACACCAAAATTCCCGGACGGGCGCGCTACCAGGTCGACGGTCTGCGGCAATCCGAGGGCGCCAAGGCCTTCATCGAACGGCAGCTGGCCGGCTTCCGGGATATCGTCAGTGTCTCGGCCAGCACGGTCACCAGCAGGGTGTTGATCACCTTCAACAGCGGCAACACCGCCCAGAGCATCGAACGGCGCCTGGAATCCGTGGTGGCTGCCTGGCGGCGCGACCCCGGGCCGCGCCCGGATAACAAATCGCGGCAAACGCCCGGTCTACAAGCGTGCGGGACCGACGGGCCAAAGCGGGTGCCGGCACCCGCCGCGGACGCTCCCTGGACGGCTTCCCCTCCGGCGGCCTTCCACGAGTCCGGGAACTGGCACCGCATCCACCGCCAGGAGGTGCTGGACCTGGTGGCCAGCGACCCGCAGCGGGGCCTCGGCCTGCCGGTTGCCCGGGCGCGGCTGGAGCAGTACGGCCTCAACACGCTGCCCGAGGGCGCACCGCGCTCGGCTTGGGAAATCCTGGTCGGCCAGATCAACTCCCTGCCCACCTACCTGCTGGCGGCCGCCGCCGGTGTTGCGCTGCTCACCGGGGGGGTGATCGACGCCCTGGTGATCATGGGGGTGGTAGCAGCCAATGCCGCCATCGGCTTCGTCACCGAAAAAGAGGCCGACAAGACCATTCAATCCCTCAAAAAGCTGGTACACCCCAAGGCCGAGGTCATCCGGGACGGGGAGCCGCTGACCGTGGCGGTGGAGGAGATCGTGGTCGGCGACCTCCTCGAGCTCAAGCCGGGCGCCTATGTCGCGGCCGACTGCCGCATCATCAGGGCCGTCAACCTCAGCATTGACGAGTCCATGCTGACCGGCGAAAGCATGCCGGTCTACAAGACGGCGCGCACCCTGGGCGCCGAGGAGGTCCCCCTGGCCGACCGGCTCAACATGGCCTTCATGGGGACCCTGGTGACCGGCGGCCAGGGGCTGGCGGTGGTCGTCGCCACCGGGTGGGCCACCCAGATCGGGCAGCTGCAGGCCCTTCTGCAGCAGACGCAGGCCCCCCAGACGCCCATCGAACGCCAGTTGGGGCGGATGGGGGACCAGTTGGTGATTCTGTGCTGCGCGGTCTGCGGGGTGGTCTTCCTGATCGGGTTTCTGCGCGGCTACGGCTTTTTGGCGATGCTGCGGACCTCCATCTCGCTGGCCGCCTCGGCAGTGCCGGAGGGGCTGCCGGCGGCCGCCACGATCAACTTCGCCATGGGCATCACCCGCATGCGGCAGCACCGCGTGCTGATCCGCCACCTGCAGGCGGTTGAAACCCTCGGCGCCGTCCAGACCATCTGCCTGGACAAGACCGGCACCATCACCGTCAACCAGATGCAGGTGCAGCAGATGATGGTCGACGGCGCCAGGATGGCCGTGGAAGCGGGACGCCCCTTTGCGGCCCTCTCGGAAGCGGGCCTGGAAAAGAGCAGCCTGTCCCACCTGCTGCACGCCTGCGCGCTGTGCAACGAGGTCAAGGTGGACGGGCGGCAGGCCGACGGCCAGCCGGTTCTCCACGGGTCGGCCACCGAGAAGGCGCTGGTGGAACTGGCCACCGGGGCCGGCCTTGATGTGGCGGCGTTGAAAAAGCAGTTTCGCCTGCTGGCGGTCAATCACCGCTCCGAAAGCCGCTTGTTCATGGGTACCCTGCACCGTGTCGCTGAAAACGAGCGCGTCCTCTTCGTGAAGGGCAGCCCGCCGGAGGTCCTGGCCCTCTGCGATCGTCAGGTGATCGACGGCCGGCGCCTGCCTCTGACCGACGCCGACCGCGCCCGCATCGAGCGCGAAAACGAGCGCATGGCCGCCGCGGCCCTGCGGGTGTTGGGGTTCGCCTTCAAGCCCAACCCGGCGGACGCGGAGGATGACAGCGGTCTCACCTGGCTGGGGCTGGCCGCCATGGCCGACCCCATCCGCAGCGGTGCCCGCGGCCTGATCGAGATGTTTCACCGCGCCGGCGTCGAAACCGTCATGATCACCGGCGATCAGAGCCCCACGGCCTATGCGGTGGCACGTGAGCTGAACCTTTCCGGAGGCCAGCCGCTGACGATTCTCGACTCCACCGAACTCAGCCGCCTGGACCCCGAAGCCCTCGCCGCCCTGGCCAAGCAAGTCTATGTCTATGCGCGCGTCAGCCCGGCCCACAAGCTGAAAATCGTGGAGGCGCTGCGCGCGGCCGGCCGCACGGTGGCCATGACCGGCGACGGCATCAACGACGGGCCGGCCCTCAAGGCCGCCGACATCGGTATCGCCATGGGGCGCTCGGGCACCGACGTGGCGCGCGGCGTGGCCGACGTGGTGCTGGAGGAGGACAACCTCGAAATCCTCTCCCAGGCCCTGCGGGACGGCCGCACCACCTACGGCAACATCCGCAAGGCGGTTCATTTTTTCCTGACCACGAACCTCAGTGAAATCCTGTTGATGTTCTCGTCCCTGGCGCTGGGCC includes the following:
- a CDS encoding cation-transporting P-type ATPase gives rise to the protein MNLVKPIHTKIPGRARYQVDGLRQSEGAKAFIERQLAGFRDIVSVSASTVTSRVLITFNSGNTAQSIERRLESVVAAWRRDPGPRPDNKSRQTPGLQACGTDGPKRVPAPAADAPWTASPPAAFHESGNWHRIHRQEVLDLVASDPQRGLGLPVARARLEQYGLNTLPEGAPRSAWEILVGQINSLPTYLLAAAAGVALLTGGVIDALVIMGVVAANAAIGFVTEKEADKTIQSLKKLVHPKAEVIRDGEPLTVAVEEIVVGDLLELKPGAYVAADCRIIRAVNLSIDESMLTGESMPVYKTARTLGAEEVPLADRLNMAFMGTLVTGGQGLAVVVATGWATQIGQLQALLQQTQAPQTPIERQLGRMGDQLVILCCAVCGVVFLIGFLRGYGFLAMLRTSISLAASAVPEGLPAAATINFAMGITRMRQHRVLIRHLQAVETLGAVQTICLDKTGTITVNQMQVQQMMVDGARMAVEAGRPFAALSEAGLEKSSLSHLLHACALCNEVKVDGRQADGQPVLHGSATEKALVELATGAGLDVAALKKQFRLLAVNHRSESRLFMGTLHRVAENERVLFVKGSPPEVLALCDRQVIDGRRLPLTDADRARIERENERMAAAALRVLGFAFKPNPADAEDDSGLTWLGLAAMADPIRSGARGLIEMFHRAGVETVMITGDQSPTAYAVARELNLSGGQPLTILDSTELSRLDPEALAALAKQVYVYARVSPAHKLKIVEALRAAGRTVAMTGDGINDGPALKAADIGIAMGRSGTDVARGVADVVLEEDNLEILSQALRDGRTTYGNIRKAVHFFLTTNLSEILLMFSSLALGLGTPLNVMQLLWINIISDIFPGLALSMEAPEPDVMTRPPRDPQAPLFSARDFKTMLGESAGITGGALAAFAYGATRYGLGSGAGTMAFQTLTVGQLLHAYSSRSEHSGLFSPHPLPPNPYLKWAIGGSLALQTLTLFLPPLRGFLGLTALRPADLAVVAAAAGLPLFVNEYLKETRQARHEP